DNA from Triticum aestivum cultivar Chinese Spring chromosome 7D, IWGSC CS RefSeq v2.1, whole genome shotgun sequence:
ttctctaattcaaatttaaattggCCTACAAAATCAAACCGTGCACAATTTGACGCTATCAAGAACATGCGACGATATTGGTGACAAAAATTGAAGCCGTCACCACAGTCGTGCCCCCACTTGTAAGCAGCCACGTTAGCATCGTCCGGACCCACTTGTAAGCAGCCACGTCATCATCCGGACCCACATGTAAGCAACCATGTCAGCATCTTCTGGGCTCACATGTTAGCAGCGTTGGCCGGTCAAAACTGACGCCGACTTATTACTGATGGGACAATCAGCGATAAAACCCACAACGGAGCCACATGGAAGTAGCCATGTCGGCAACTGCTGGCCCTAGTTGTCAAAATCTTTGACCGGTCAAACCCGCGGACCGGTCATTGGTGACGGATTATCGTCACCAAAGACGATCTTAGGCAAGAGATTTTCCTATCATATGTGTCATTCTAGGCCGTCACCAAAAACGACCGTCAGTGACATTTTTGGGTTCGTCACCTAAGGTGCGATCTTGCGTGACGGAGGGAGTGGTACCGTCAAGATTTTATTTTTTGTGACGGCGCTTCGGTGACGGTGGGGTTGACGGCTGAAAATCGTCACCAGTACATTTTGCATAAAAAACCGGTTTTGTGTGACACAAGTGAAACGTCGTAAAGTAGAGcattttttgtagtgattgcaccTTCACCATGGATCCCTCCCATCCTAGCTCTGCTGCTGCTCACGAGCAAGCTGAGGCTGCTAGGGCTGCTAAGCCAACCAGTGGGCCTAGTACTTCTAGTGTGGAGATGCCCAAGACCAAGAGTGATCAGATGACCTATGTACTCTTAGCTACCCAGAGGGTCGAGTAAGGCCTAGCTAACCTTATGATGAACCAGGAGAGCCTAGAGCGGATCATCGAAACTAAGTTCCATTTTCTTGATGTCAAGGCGATAGAGATGGCCACTGGCTTGCAGAACCTTAAGGAAGATGCTGAGGCGCGGTTGAGTGATTCTGATGAGCAGATGACCACATAGTATCGGACACAGCCCATATCAGCTCCCACTATTGCCCCAACCACAATTGTGCCACCCCTGTATCTATACCACTAGTCTAGCAGACTTCATCAGAGGCATTGACATACGGACTTCTCTCCACTCCATTGACCCACACCGGTGCTGCTAGTGAGAGGACTACTTCATCACTAGCTGTCGTGGATCGAGCCTAGCGACGCTTAGCTCTACATCATTCGATCTTTtttgtaacttgttgccaaagggggagagtgaTACAATAGATCATTAGGGCTTCAAGCGAGAGAGTCTATCTGTTTTTGCATTTTATTCGATTTGCTTTTGAGATACAATGATTTGCTTTGGATGTAGAACTTATGTGGTGTGCTTGACTGTACTTTATTTGCTTCTCGTGCTACGTATCCTTTGACTATGCTTGATATCATGGTCATTCACGTGtgtgcttggtgatgagtgcttatTACATTCCATCCATATTCTTTtatgcgctccaccaagatgtaggTGGCATGGAAGAGTCaccccatgatcctaatcgattatgcatttgtattcaaatgcaaaaaaaaattaataatgcacaaattagggggagctcttgcttatcacatacttctcaaagcgacgatgttatgcAATGATTATATCTTATGTCAaagatttgatctatatgttgtcatcaattaccagaaagggggagattgaaagtgcaactaatccccaggtggttttggtaattcataacaacatattcATCATTTAACTAATGCCTACACAGGGAATCTTTGAGGAAAGTTCAATCTAGGTATGGTGACGAGACGTGAATATGGACCcctaaaaatgcaaaggaaaacaatggcaaagcttcaagactctacatttttggttgagtgatccaagatcacatttagtccacaggaaagccaatactattataaGGGGATGATGTTTTGATCATGATCTATTTGCTCAAGTGCTTATAGTTATTGCACCAAAACCCTCCACACTCTCCCTTCCTTCTATGTCCAAATCCCTAGAGCCtatctcggtcccaccgaaacacatCTAGTCGGACCCACCGAGAaacacttgacatagccactacctaAACCCCAGCAACTCGATCCCACCGAGATGACCCTTCGCTCTCACCGAAGAGCACTTGTCGACCTTCTATTGCTTATCGATTTCATGTCAGAAATTTCGAGTGGTTTCGGTCGGTCTCACCGAAGTGTGGAAAGTGATTAGGTCAtcaccattcggtcccaccgagctgTTCCATCCGGTCTCACCAAAAAGCCTAAAGTTCATACCTTGTGTACTAGTCGCTCTCACCGAGTGTTTTCACCCAGTCCCACCGAGTAGTGCATAAAGGTGTGTAACGGTTGTATTTTTggtgttgcctatatatacccccaccCATTCCATCAAGTCTCAAAGAGCAACCAGGACGAAACTACCACTTCCCATATTCATTTTCTGAGAGGGAACCATCTGCACTTGTGTTGAAATCAGGGGCTCCAACCTTTGATCCTTGATTTCTAGCCCCCTCAAGTTGCTTTtcactccaatccttctcctaccacgtagccaaatctgtgagagactGATTGCatgttgaggagactatcttttgaagaagaagagtgaggagttcattatcaacaacatctattaccttttggagagtggtgtctcctagattggttaggtgtcacttgggagcctccaagatgtCGAGTTCAACCAAGGTTTGTAACCGCagggagattgcctacttcgtgaagatttaCCCTGAGTGAGGTTAGTCCTTCATGGGCGTCAGCCATGATGGcatagacaaggttgattcttcgtggacccttcgtggatggagcccgTGGACTCGTGCAGTCATTACcatccgtgggttgaagtctctatcaacgtAGATGTATGAtatcaccacctatcagaaccacgagaaAAATCactgtgtcttcattgcgtttgatctTCTCCAAACCCTCCTTTACGTTTCTATGCAAAGTCTTTACTTTTCGCGGCCTACtatcttagacttgcatgtgtagggtgtgaCAAGACTTGTTAGATTTGCTAAAACTTGCTTATAACTAAAATtaggaaaatgttaagtttttatttgtcaagtagtctaatcagccccctctagacatacttgcGATCCTACAACTTCCACATTAATGTTGACAACCGTGCAACCACTAGTGATGATCTACATGGCCTAGCAAATCTAGCAATCAAAAATCCCCTCTATTCAGAAACCTAGTGGGGGAAGGAGGAATCCAAGCTATCATACGCCTTCTGGAAATCTAGCATGAGGTGGACGCCCCTTTGCCATTGGGCCTTAACCTCGTGGATAACCTCATGGAGTATAAGAATCTCGTCGAGGATTGCCCCTTAATAAAGGCAAACCGGTTAGGTTGTCTGAGTCTATTAGCCAACGAGACAAGCCTAATCGCACACACCTTCGCAAAGATTCAGTGGATCGCATTGATCACTACCATCGACCTAATGTGCTTGATACCCGTGGCCACCCCCCATCATCTTGGGGATCAGGGTTATCACATCGAAGTTTAGGCGGGACATATCAAGCGTGCCAGTGTACAATTCCTGGAACATCGGCATGATCACTACCTTGATATGGTCCTAGAATTTCCATAAGTAGACAATTAACCCATCTGGCCCGGGAGCATAGGAGTGCTTCATGTCCATGACAGCCCAACCAACTCCTTAACCAAGAATGGGAGGTTCTCGATGGCCGAGATCGTGGCCTCAATAGGTCGACGGTCGAAAACCAAGGCAGCCCCTGGCCGGTGTTCCGCCACGAATGAGAATACTCGGCTGTTGCAATCACACGACAAGAACATGACCCACCCTGCCATGGCAGTTCGTCGTTGAGCTCAATCACATCACCCCTTCTCACTATGGTGAGCGAGTATGACATTGCTGCATTTCGCAAGTGGCCAACCATTACGGTCCCTTCCGCCACCGTACGCCGTACTAGTTTCTCTCTCATTAGATCAATCAAGAATTCATTTTTTTCCTATGCGTGGGGATTATCATCCATCTCCGAATGCTAAAGCAACAAAATACATTTTTCTTCATCTTTGAGATTCGTAATCTCTTTTAAGGGGGGTATATCTCCACCCGAAGAAGTCTTTGTATAACGCGGCCAATCTTTTGTGtgtgtgccgggggggggggggtaacccTGCCCTCTGCGTTActtgatgcacacaaccaacaataAAGCCACCAAGTGGCCggcttggtaagctaccaacaaaaaaagTAAAGCCGCTGACCAAACTAGGAAGTTCTGTTCACCAACCGTAAATCTTCTGCGCACATTTTCATATCAtaaattttactccctccgtctaggtgtgtaagtcatcttaggctgcgCACTGCGACCAAAgtggaggggaaaatgagagaacttaatgttttttgctaattaataacattgcatgcaatgaactgaccactgcatgtcgtgtttgttgTCTCAAGTCATTTAAAGCATTCATGgctcacatctcttattggttgatatgtcacgaaacaagaaacgagatgAGAGTTAAtgtaccgcgcctaagtgttttgggaatatttggttttcgtaagatgacttacacacctagacggagggagtaataaaaatAAGTTCAGTTAACCCCACCATTCCTGCAGCGGATCATAAAGTGGTTGCATATTTCTCAGAACGGCAGGGTTAGCATTGGAGCAACCTTCCAACCACCATCACTCCTCACATTCCCATCTCTTGCCCAAAACAAGCAGCTTTGCTCACTCAAACAGGTCCATATGCGTATCTCATACACACGACACAACCAATGAACCTTTTTATGAGCCCATCTCTTCTCTTGCACAAACCCCAAGCCAGATCCGTATATCATGCTGCTTTGCCTCTAGATGTCCACACTGGAAGCCACAGTCCACTCTGCTTCCCCCCTAAAACAAATCATCTCCCGCTGACTCTGCACGTTGCGTCAGATCTCTAGCTCGTGTCAACTCTGAATACCCATGCTACATGTTTGTTTGACCTTGCAAAGTGGAGCAGGAGCTGGGGGGGCATGAAGTTGATCCGCAGGGGCAAGCGTTCAAGGGCGAAGAAGGGCTCGTCGGCCCCGTTGCAATCTACCGGAGATGTTGATGGTGGAAGCGGGGGTGGCTCCAATAGCAGGCAAGTGGCGCCTGAGAACGTCCTCCCGGCTGAATCGGCTACAATCGCTGGCTATGGTAGTGTTCCTTTTCCTTCTCGCCTTGTGTGTGTCTCGACATTCGTAGTAGGTGTGGATCATGGATAGTCTCCCTTTGTTGACTCTCATCAAGCGGGAGCTCAAAGGAGCAGTGAGaagccaagtactccctccgtcctaaaattttgtcttaaatttgtctaaatacgaatgTAACTAGTTATGTTTtaatgttagatacatccgtatttagacaaatctaagacaagaattttgagacggagggagtaggttttaCCCAGCATGGATGATGGTTTATACTCCAGATCGGCCAGGTTGTCTTCTTGATCTTCTGTACGTGTAGAACCATGGCGGTTGCTTTTCCTTAGTTGGTTTGCCTTTTGGCTGTGGCATCCTATTATGCAGAGTCCAGATACCAACTCTGTGTGGTTGTACGGCCTCATAATGCGACGTTTGAGCCaataaattttctttatcaaatttTTTGCTTATTGCAAAGTGGTCATGCATCAATTTTTGGCTTTTGGAATTTAGAAATGGTGGAATTTCCTGAAAAACAATGGCAGATCATATACGCATTTCTTTCTCTAGTTTTTAGCAAATTTTGTCATCGAATCCATGCGTTGCGATATAGCCTGCAACACTAATACTAGATGGTTACTTGGATGATAGCTTCAGTTCAAGCAATTGTCTTTCCCAATATGCAAGCGTCAGTTTCTGTACTGTTCAGGAGAAAAAAGGCTTATCCTACGAAACTATGGCTAACATATAATCAGATTACAGCAAATGAATAATGAAGATTGTTTGCATATGTAGCTCTCCACAGGAAGATTTGCTGCCCTAGTAAAGGGAAGCACCAAGATATTTTGTTTGCATTTCTCTACGCAGAATGTTGGAGCTGATTCCCTGCATCTCTTAATCATGTCAGAAAGTAGGGGCATGCACGTTTCCTCTGCTTTATGATGAACGGCAGGAGGAACGTGGGTCCTACTCCTGCATAATTGTTGTCTAGTGGTTGTTGAGCTATTCTCATCATGGTCATTATTGTGTTTGAACCCAATTGTCATCACGACTAAGTTATCGATCATTTTCCATGCAGGTAGCAGCAGAGATGAAGCTTTCTACGAAGCCTCTCCTTGGTTAGACTCGGACTGTGAAGACGATTTCTTCAGTGTAAATGGAGGTAACGATGTAAAACTAACTCACGTAACTCGTAGCCAGAAAGGAAATTTTCAAGACGTCAGGTGCTGCGAGAAGCACTTTCGCTTTCGGACGCAGAGTTTTTgaacccgagctcaaatgagcttgggtgaacagtaaaatcgaaacaaaaccgaaaaaactttaaaaaattccaaatatttttttgggagaaacattgaTAAACgttttaagtgcttgcaaaaattcatcatgtaATTACATTCCTAGAAGGCGTTGCAAAAAAAAACCTGAAATACTATTTTTAAAAGCATTTTGAaacactgaatttgttttttttgccacgccttacaggaatgtgattccATGACGAATTTTTTTCAAGCATTTAAAACTTTGCCAAtgtttctctcaatttttttgaatgtttttgatttttttttttacTGTTCGCCGGGAGCAGAAAGGCAGCACTTTCGCTTTCTGAACCACATTTGTGTATCTCAGATGGTACACCTGCGAGAACATTCAGCACAACTGCAAGCAACCAGGCCACAGCTGCTGCATTTGAACCTCGGACAAAGCTGCCCACGCTGGAGGCGATCCTCAAATCCGATCCCCTGAAGCCAGCCCCACAGACGAAGAAGCTCGGTGACCTCCTTAAGGAGAAGCAAGAAAGCGCCGATGGCGCCGGCGACATCTCCGGGGCTCGCGGCGGAGGCAGAGCTGGGCGGTGCTGCATCCCTCAGTTGTCGCGGGTCATCAGCCACAGGGAGAGGAGAAATTAAGGGCAAGTGACAAGACAAGACTGGGGATGAGGCGAGACCATGGATGGCAAGTCGATCTGGGTTTGTTGAGACCGATCAGTTTAAATTCCTGCCGGAGTGTATAATTTCAGATTGCCTTATGGAGCAGTCGCAACAAACAATTTAGCCGTCTAAATGTATATACACAAGCGTGCCACATACAGTACAATAGTAACCAGTTCTAGATGTGGGTTTCTATACTACTATAAGATCTGTTGGCTGTTTAAGTTGGAATCAAGTGTACCTCTGCTAATGACATTTCTGTCAGATGATTTATTCCGATACTGCGGACTTGCAGTGTATTTTACATATTTTTGAAACCGATTATCATATTGCAGTGCATAGTATTGCAGAGCGAGCTTTTCTGCTTTGACGATGCTGCAGAGTCCGCATCTGAGTATGCTGAGATTTTTGGCTGTCAGCTCGCCCAGTTTCCGATTAGGTATCTAGGTATTCCTATTCACTATCGGTGCTTAACTATCGCTGGGTGGAAGCAAGTGGAAGAAAGACTTGAGAAATGCCTAGCCAGCTGGAAGGCCAAACTCTTGTCGTATGGGGGACGGTTGATTCTGATTAATTCCGTCCTTAGCAACATGGTTCTATACATGTTGTCATTCTTTCACTTATCTAAAGGGGTTCTACAACGTCTCGATTATTTTAGATCCAGATTTTTTTGGCAGTGTGATAATGAATCCAAGAAATATCGGCAGGCTAGGTGGAGTATATTATGCTGACCTAAAAGTCAAGGGGGCCTTGGAATTCGGATCTTGAGATTAAAAACATTGCTCTCTTGAGTAAATGGGTATACAAACTACTCACTGAGAATGGAGTATGGCAGGAAATCATTCGTAACAAGTACGTCGGGTCTAAAGCCATTTCTCAAGTTCATTGAAAACCCGGTGATTCACATTTTTTGAGTGGCGTGatgaaggccaaggaattcttTTTTCAATTTGGTACTTTCTCTGTTAGGGATGGTTCTCAGGTTCGATTCTGGGAAGACACCTGGCTGGGGCCACTCCACTTATGATGCAATACCCTAGCTTGTATAGGATCGTCAGACATAAATTAGTCACGATCAAACAAGTATTGGGACAAAAAAACCCTGATATTTCTTTTCGTAGGGACCTTATTGGGCCTCGTCTGATAGCATGGAATGAATTACTCAATCGTCTGGAGGCCATTCAACTGTTAGGCGAACCAGACAAGTTTCGATGGAATTTGCATCAGAATGGTACCTTTTCAGTCAAATCCTTGTATGATGCAATGACCCACACTGATGTACCGGTTGATAACAAGAAATTGTGGAAACTCAAAATTCCCCTAAGAGTGAAGATATTCCTCCGGTTTCTAAACAGAGGGGTCATCTTAACTAGAGATAACTTGGCATGACGCAACTGGCAAGGTAGCAAGACATGTGTTTGCCAACATAACGAGTCCATCAAACACTTATTTTTTGAGTGTAAGTTTACTCGTGTATTCTGGGCCATAGTTCAAGTAGCTTCAAATCTATATCCCCCACGTAGTACGCGTAACATGTTCGGCAATTGGTTGTGGGGTATCGATAAACAATTTTCTGCATATTTACTTGTGGGAGCGGCTGCCTTATGTTGGTCATTGTGGCTCACCAGAAATGATGTGATTTTTAACAATAAATGTGTTTCATTTCCTGTGCAGGTTATCCATGCGTGTACGCGATGGCTCCGTACGTGGTCTATCCTGCAGAAGCCGGAGGACagagacctttttatgatggcgtctacatGGCTGGAGCATACAGCCAGGGAGATTTTCTCCCAACATGGATGGCGGTGTAATCTCCGGATAGGCGTTGCCCCACCCTAGGCTGGACTGATTTACTTttgttgtaaaacaatatttattttTAGGCTTGTTGGacatgttggttgtgtgcatcgcgCTATGTAGAGGCCAGGCATTCTTCAATGCGgttgtatcacctcgatatatcaaTTGAATGAAATGTTCTTTATCGTAAAAAGAGAGTAAATACACCCATGGTACCTATACTCTTCACGACAATTCAATTTCGTGTCCGGGCTCATCTACGCCTCGTGAAAAGTACAATAAAAATAGCAAACAAATTCAGAAAAATGTGATTTTTTTATGGTGCAACATGCTCAAATGTGTGATATTGTGCAAAATTTTGGGCACTTTGGACAttcgaggagctcgtggcaaaaaagaaaaatagCAGGTGTGAACACTGTTGTTTTCAAAAGTTTCTCAGACACCCGAAAATTGTGTTTTTTGTCACGTGCTCCTCAAATGTCCAAACTACACGAAATTTCACACGCGCATCATGCACATGAGCATCTTGCACCACAAAACATCAGACTTCCtttaagtttttctctctatttaaAATGATTTTACTATTCACAACCGGGCTCATCAGAGCCTGGGTGCATAATAGCCGCCCCCTTGGAAAGCGCAAATTACGGTCATTATGCTTGTGCCGGTTGTTACCATACGGTCATTGGCGTTCGAAACAGACGTATTTGGGACAACTGGTGTAGTCGACGTGGAAAATTGTTGCATTTTTTTGCACTTAGGCCCCTATTCCGTCTTTCATTTCCGCCCCGAAACCCCTAGCCCAACCATTCTCCATTCGAACCAAATCACTAGCCCATCATCCAGCCAATCACCCCTCCACCACAGCCGCGTTGTCTCGGCCGTGCCGTCGTCGCCCTCGACGATCTAATCGCCCCTTCGCTCTTGACTCGCCGTGCACCTTCGCAGGCACACATGATACCTTTGTCCTGTTCCTTCCTCCACCGCGCGCTCGTCCACGAAGGCCATGTTGGCCACAAGGCGTCCGGGACAGGCGGCGTTGCTACTCTGTGCTCCATGATCAAGTGGCATGATTGTGGTTGATTAGTGAGGTGTTACTTCTTGCAAAACCCAACCATACGAACATCTTCTTCTACGAAGGCAACACCACAATGTGAGCCATTTATAGCATTTTGATCTCTGTTGTTGCGGGCATGTATTCTTGGTTTGATATGGTTATATTTATTTTGGCAAAGCCTAAGGAATGGGGTTGCGATTTCTGGCATGGGGAGCTCTCCTATGTTATGTATTTGGTGCAACATGGCGATCTGGGGGAGCATGTGGTGCAAGATGAAGAGATAAAATAAATGAGAAGATATGTAGTTCCTATGGTAGCAGTAGGAAATAAAGTAGTGGTTGTCTTGAAGGTGATGGCTGCTTTACAATTTTGCATTAGTTGTGTTCTATCGAGTTGCAGACATAAAGATGTGATCCATGTGTTGGTGAACTTTGCACGTATGAATTGATTCATATGTCATTTTATCAAGTGATGAATGCGATTTTATCAAGTTTTAGTCAATATTTGATCATATACCATGTATCATGTCAATGAATGTGGTGTCTCAATGTCGTCAACATTCGAACTTACCTTTGAACCTCAATATTTCGATGTCATCGACATTTGGAGTCACCTTAAATCCTTGATGCCTCAGTGTTGTCAACCTAATTTGGGCTTGCCTTTGAACCTTGATGTCATCAACCTTCGGACTCACCTTGAGACCTCGATGCCTCAATGTCGTCAACCGTCGGACTCGCCTTCGAACCTCGATGTCTCGATGTGGTCTATCTTGCCCCTATACCTTAAGGTGTGAGAGCCTGgcttaataggaatgatagactaTTTATATCAATAAGGAGTTCCTTCTTGTCTGGGAGCCCATTcaaaaagaactccaaagttaagcgtgcttggcgtGGTGGGATTCTAGGATGGGTAACCGACTAGGAAGTTGGTCCCaggtgtgcacgagtgaggacaaagtgatAGAAAAGACTATTGTTGGTATGTGGGGACGATCTAGATCCCACCAGGCATAACGGCCGGGAACCGGTGACTTTTGTCGGGGCGTtgcaattggtatcagagctgaccctcgcggttacatggaCATGTGCAGGTCAGGTGCACAGACATGTTGTGCATGGCACATGTGCCCCGTTGTGTCACACGGCATGACACATGTGCCTAACTGGACGCAGATACGTGTGCCAAAAGGGTACGTTCCTGACGGGCCGACGAGGACGTCAA
Protein-coding regions in this window:
- the LOC123170333 gene encoding uncharacterized protein At3g27210, with amino-acid sequence MKLIRRGKRSRAKKGSSAPLQSTGDVDGGSGGGSNSRQVAPENVLPAESATIAGYGSSRDEAFYEASPWLDSDCEDDFFSVNGDGTPARTFSTTASNQATAAAFEPRTKLPTLEAILKSDPLKPAPQTKKLGDLLKEKQESADGAGDISGARGGGRAGRCCIPQLSRVISHRERRN